One region of Pantanalinema sp. genomic DNA includes:
- a CDS encoding FtsQ-type POTRA domain-containing protein, which translates to MSDRSPFSGRGPWGFIQAFVLGGALLALWRMPQWLWTGEVRIEGARRIDPQYARRVALGDKGLPLFRIDPQLIRARLMELEAVEDVKVRRWLFPARVEIVLQERVPVVRVEGKALPTYLDSAGTTFTLPPGAKPEKAVALGVQVASSSLVPSERAALRHLLDTWPKGSTGVVDMRDPASWSARIDGVQVLLGTSEALDEKFRVFEHLMPLARRGGKRLEYIDLRFPEAPTIRAFEATH; encoded by the coding sequence TTGAGCGATCGCTCCCCCTTCTCGGGCCGCGGGCCGTGGGGCTTCATCCAGGCCTTCGTCCTGGGCGGGGCGCTGCTTGCCCTGTGGCGGATGCCCCAGTGGCTGTGGACCGGCGAGGTCCGGATCGAGGGGGCCAGGCGAATCGATCCCCAGTACGCGCGCCGCGTGGCGCTGGGGGACAAGGGCCTGCCTCTTTTCAGGATAGACCCCCAGCTGATCCGCGCGCGCCTGATGGAGCTAGAGGCGGTCGAGGACGTGAAGGTCCGCCGCTGGCTCTTCCCCGCCCGGGTCGAGATCGTCCTCCAGGAGCGGGTGCCGGTCGTGCGGGTCGAGGGGAAGGCGCTGCCGACCTACCTGGACTCGGCGGGCACCACCTTCACCCTGCCGCCCGGCGCCAAGCCCGAGAAGGCGGTCGCCCTGGGCGTCCAGGTCGCGAGTTCGTCCCTGGTCCCTTCGGAGCGAGCGGCCCTGCGCCACCTGCTGGACACCTGGCCCAAGGGCAGCACCGGGGTCGTGGACATGCGCGATCCCGCCTCGTGGTCGGCGAGGATCGACGGGGTCCAGGTCCTGTTGGGCACCTCCGAGGCCCTGGACGAGAAATTCCGCGTGTTCGAGCACCTCATGCCCCTAGCGCGCCGGGGGGGGAAGAGGCTAGAATATATCGACCTTCGATTCCCTGAGGCGCCCACCATCCGAGCCTTCGAGGCCACCCATTAG
- the murB gene encoding UDP-N-acetylmuramate dehydrogenase has protein sequence MMTSLAIRENVPLAPFTSWRVGGPARYFFEPDSVGALSEALDWAHAKGHAVFVLGKGSNLLIADEGFDGLVIRLGGGMGAVSVEDDKVRAQAGCATSALVRAAAEHDRGGFEFLTTIPGTVGGVVFMNGGAHGACVADFLVEATVLAPDGTIRVLSNAQMGYSYRHSLLQDEGGLVLEAVLRTEPKPKAEIQQAVSELAKWRRARQPQGLSAGSVFTNPPGTSAGRLIEEAGCKGLTVGRAQVSEVHANFIVNLGGAKASDLLSLIAQVQERVHAKHALWLHPEVRGVGCTVGRSGERA, from the coding sequence ATGATGACCTCGCTGGCCATTCGCGAGAACGTTCCGCTCGCCCCGTTCACCTCGTGGCGGGTCGGCGGCCCCGCGCGCTACTTCTTCGAGCCCGACTCGGTGGGTGCCCTAAGCGAGGCGCTCGATTGGGCGCACGCCAAGGGCCATGCGGTCTTCGTCCTGGGCAAGGGCAGCAACTTGCTGATCGCCGACGAGGGCTTCGACGGCCTGGTGATCCGCCTGGGCGGCGGCATGGGGGCGGTCTCGGTCGAGGACGATAAGGTCCGGGCCCAGGCCGGCTGCGCCACCAGCGCCCTGGTCCGGGCCGCCGCCGAGCACGACCGCGGCGGCTTCGAGTTCCTCACGACCATCCCGGGCACGGTGGGCGGGGTGGTCTTCATGAACGGTGGGGCCCACGGGGCGTGCGTCGCGGATTTCCTGGTCGAGGCCACGGTCCTTGCTCCCGACGGCACGATCCGCGTGCTCTCCAACGCCCAGATGGGCTATTCCTACCGCCACTCGCTGCTGCAGGACGAGGGCGGGTTGGTCCTCGAGGCGGTGCTCAGGACCGAGCCCAAGCCCAAGGCCGAGATCCAGCAGGCGGTCTCGGAGCTGGCAAAGTGGCGCCGCGCTCGTCAGCCCCAGGGCCTCTCGGCCGGCTCGGTCTTCACCAACCCCCCCGGCACCTCCGCCGGGCGCCTCATCGAGGAGGCGGGCTGCAAGGGCCTCACGGTCGGCCGCGCCCAGGTCTCCGAGGTGCACGCCAACTTCATCGTCAACCTGGGCGGGGCCAAGGCCAGCGACCTGCTCTCGCTCATCGCCCAGGTGCAGGAGCGGGTCCACGCCAAGCACGCTCTCTGGCTCCACCCCGAGGTGCGCGGCGTCGGCTGCACGGTCGGGCGCTCGGGGGAGAGAGCTTGA
- the murC gene encoding UDP-N-acetylmuramate--L-alanine ligase, with amino-acid sequence MKISPAHHFIGIGGVGMSAIAQILHERGGRVSGSDQAASATSERLAGLGIRVHVGHHADNVEGAEVVVVSTAVGDANPELCAARSLGLSIRHRSELLADLMASHRTVAVAGTHGKTTTTGMVASILLGAELDPTVLVGGHLPAIGGTARTGHGPFLVAEADESDKSISRLSAEIAILTNLEGDHLEHYSGLDEIYEVMVGFLNRLPAGSSVVACVDDPGVRAVLPRLTGTVHTYGFSEDAMHRIEGEVLEGTGATFALDSVPYRVKVPGRHNVLNAAGAIVASTLLGVTPDAIRPGLEAFDGVGRRFQTKGTSDGVTVVDDYAHHPSEIRATLGAAALLGRRTWVVFQPHRYTRTAALFEDFARAFEGAHGVVVMDVYGAGEAPNGITSDKLVARMQAEALSAGVRHCPDHASAVEALVPMLAPGDLVLLMGAGNVYQLAEPLLSALAERQPLTPPVSPA; translated from the coding sequence GGCCGCCTCGGCGACCTCCGAGCGCCTCGCGGGCCTGGGAATCCGGGTCCACGTCGGCCACCACGCCGACAACGTCGAGGGCGCCGAGGTGGTGGTGGTCTCGACCGCGGTGGGCGACGCCAACCCCGAGCTCTGCGCGGCCCGTTCGCTGGGCCTGAGCATCCGGCACCGCTCCGAGCTGCTCGCCGACCTCATGGCCAGCCACCGCACCGTCGCGGTGGCGGGCACCCACGGCAAGACCACCACGACCGGCATGGTCGCCTCGATCCTGCTCGGAGCCGAGCTCGACCCCACGGTCCTGGTCGGCGGCCACCTCCCTGCCATCGGCGGCACGGCCCGCACCGGCCATGGCCCCTTCCTCGTGGCCGAGGCCGACGAGTCCGACAAGTCGATCAGCCGGCTCAGCGCCGAGATCGCCATCCTGACCAACCTCGAGGGTGATCACCTCGAGCACTACTCGGGCCTCGACGAGATCTACGAGGTCATGGTCGGCTTCCTCAACCGCCTGCCCGCGGGCTCGAGCGTGGTGGCCTGCGTCGACGACCCCGGGGTGCGCGCCGTCCTGCCGCGCCTGACGGGCACCGTCCACACCTACGGCTTCTCCGAGGACGCCATGCACCGCATCGAGGGCGAGGTCCTCGAGGGCACCGGCGCGACATTCGCCCTCGATTCGGTGCCCTACCGGGTGAAGGTGCCGGGGCGCCACAACGTCCTCAACGCGGCGGGCGCCATCGTGGCCTCCACCCTCCTGGGCGTGACCCCCGACGCCATCCGGCCGGGGCTCGAGGCCTTCGACGGCGTGGGGCGCCGCTTCCAGACCAAGGGCACCTCGGACGGCGTGACCGTGGTGGACGACTACGCCCACCACCCCTCCGAGATCCGGGCGACCCTCGGGGCCGCTGCCCTGCTCGGTCGCCGCACCTGGGTCGTCTTCCAGCCCCACCGCTACACCCGAACGGCGGCGCTCTTCGAGGACTTCGCCCGCGCCTTCGAGGGCGCGCACGGGGTCGTGGTCATGGACGTCTACGGCGCGGGAGAGGCCCCGAACGGCATTACCAGCGACAAGCTGGTCGCCCGGATGCAGGCCGAGGCGCTCAGCGCGGGGGTCCGGCACTGCCCCGACCACGCCTCGGCCGTCGAGGCCCTCGTCCCGATGCTCGCGCCGGGGGACCTGGTCCTGCTGATGGGGGCGGGCAACGTGTACCAGCTCGCCGAGCCCCTGCTGAGCGCCCTGGCCGAGCGCCAGCCCCTGACCCCGCCCGTGAGCCCGGCCTAG